CGGTGCTGAGCATGCCCTCACGCAGACGGGTCAGGAGACGGGAGATCAGCCGGGAGACGTGCATCTGCGAGACGCCGAGGCGTTCGCCGATCTGGGCCTGGGTGAGCTCCTCGACGAAGCGCCAGTGGATGATCTTGCGGTCGCGTTCGTCGAGTTCGGCGATCATCGGAGCGAGCGCGTGGAAGTCCTCGATCAGGCCCAGGGCGGCGTCCTCGTCACCGATGAAGTCCGCCAGCGCCGCCTCGCCGTCCTCGCTGCCGCTGATCGCCGCGTCCAGGGAGGCCGACGTGTAGCCGTTGGAGGCCAGCTGGGCCTCGACGACCTCGTCCTCCGGCAGGCTCATCAGCTCGGCGAGCTCCTTGGTGGTGGGCGTACGGCCGAGGCGGCTGCGCAGCTCCTCCTTCGCGCGGGCGAGCTGCACGCGGGCCTCCTGCAGCCGCCGGGGCACGTGGACCGCCCAGGTGGTGTCCCGGAAGAACCGCTTGATCTCACCCACGATGTACGGCACCGCGAACGAGGTGAACTCCACCTCACGCGTCAGCTCGAACCGGTCGATCGCCTTGATCAGACCGATCATGCCGACCTGGACGATGTCCTCCATCTCCTCCGGCCCACGACTGCGGAACCGGCCGGCCGCGAACCGCACCAGCGACATGTTCATCTCGATCAGCGTGTTCCGCGCGTACTGGTACTGCGCCGTCCCCTCCTCCAGCACCGCGAGCTGGTCGAAGAACAGCTTCGACAACTTCCGCGCGTCCCTCGGCGCGACCTTGGAGGGGTCTGCGATCTCCGGTACGTCCACCGTCTGTCCAGCGGTCTGCACGGTCGTCGTCGCCGGCATGTGCCCTCCCCATCGATCGGTTTCCTGTCGCCGGTCCGTCGTCCGGCAATCACGCGTGTACCCCGGTCGTCGACAGGCATTCCTGGAACTTCCGTCAGTTGCCGTCCGGCTCCCCGTGACTTCGTACGACTTCCTTCACCTTGGCGACCGCGAATCCCCAGCCCTGTTCGACCGTCGGCTTGGCCGGGACGGCGATCTCGTCCGGGTTCGTGAGGACGTCCAGCAGGACCGGTCCCGGACTGCGGAAGGCACGCCGCACGGCGTCCTCCACGTCGGCCGGGTCGGTCACCCGGATACCGGTGATGCCCATGGCCTGCGCCACGGCGGCGAAGTCGGGGTTGTCGAGCACGGTGCCGAACTCGGGCAGACCGGCCTGCTCCTGTTCGAGTTTCACCATGCCGAGCCGACGGTTGTCGAACACGACGAGTTTGACGGGGAGGCGATACGTCTTCAGGGTCATCAGATCGCCGAGCAACATGCTGAGTCCGCCGTCGCCGCAGAACGCCACGACCTGGCGCTCGCGGTCCAGGCACTGGGCGCCGAGCGCCTGGGGCATGGCGTTGGCCATCGAGCCGAGGTTGTACGAGCCGATGAGGCGTCGCCCGCCGCGCATCTCGACGAAGCGCGAAAGCCACACCGTGGCCATGCCGGTGTCGGAGGTGAAGACGGCGTCGTCGGCCGCGATCCGGTCGACGGCGGCGGCCAGCGCCTCTGGGCGGATGTCGTGGGAACGGTTGTCCAGCGCGGACCGGATGCGGCCCACGACACCCTTGTCGTGGGACGGGTCGGCGAGCCGGGCCTGCCCTGTGCGCCACTGGTCGAAGCGCTCACGCGCCTTTTCCAGATGGGAACGCCCACGTGCTCCCCGGGACCCGGCGGGCGCCGCGGTGAGCTCGTCCAGGAGGTCGCGCACGGCGGCTCCGGTGTCCCCCACGAGTCCGACGTCGACCGGTACCCGGCGTCCGATGTGCGCGGGCTCGGTGTCGATCTGGATGACGGTCCGGTCC
The window above is part of the Streptomyces sp. NBC_00425 genome. Proteins encoded here:
- a CDS encoding thiamine pyrophosphate-dependent enzyme; amino-acid sequence: MTRTVARVIVDALSELGVRQVFGVVGDALNPVTDAIRTTEGLEWVGCRHEEAAAFAASAQSQLTGTLGVCMGTVGPGSVHLLNGLYDAAKSHAPVLAIAGQVPLAELGSDYFQEVDNDALFSDVAVFRATITSPDQLPRMLETAVRHALGRKGVAVLTVPGDLGEQQLPSDRPARFSLNAPLSRPDAAGVHRAAELLDRSERVTLLVGEGARAARADVLTLADRLAAPMVLTLKAKAGFEGDDNPFQVGQTGLIGNPAAAAALQDADTLLLLGTDFPYRDWYPEDRTVIQIDTEPAHIGRRVPVDVGLVGDTGAAVRDLLDELTAAPAGSRGARGRSHLEKARERFDQWRTGQARLADPSHDKGVVGRIRSALDNRSHDIRPEALAAAVDRIAADDAVFTSDTGMATVWLSRFVEMRGGRRLIGSYNLGSMANAMPQALGAQCLDRERQVVAFCGDGGLSMLLGDLMTLKTYRLPVKLVVFDNRRLGMVKLEQEQAGLPEFGTVLDNPDFAAVAQAMGITGIRVTDPADVEDAVRRAFRSPGPVLLDVLTNPDEIAVPAKPTVEQGWGFAVAKVKEVVRSHGEPDGN
- a CDS encoding RNA polymerase sigma factor SigF, encoding MPATTTVQTAGQTVDVPEIADPSKVAPRDARKLSKLFFDQLAVLEEGTAQYQYARNTLIEMNMSLVRFAAGRFRSRGPEEMEDIVQVGMIGLIKAIDRFELTREVEFTSFAVPYIVGEIKRFFRDTTWAVHVPRRLQEARVQLARAKEELRSRLGRTPTTKELAELMSLPEDEVVEAQLASNGYTSASLDAAISGSEDGEAALADFIGDEDAALGLIEDFHALAPMIAELDERDRKIIHWRFVEELTQAQIGERLGVSQMHVSRLISRLLTRLREGMLSTA